The genomic interval CGCGGCCCAGCTTCTTCAGCTCGGCGATCAACTGCGGGACGAGCGTGAGGTGGCCGGCTGCCAGCGACGAGACACCCACTACGTGCACGTCGTTCTCGACGGCCTGCTTGGCGGCCTCCTCGGGAGTCTGGAACAGCGGACCCATATCGACGTCGAAGCCGATGTCGGCATAACCCGTGGCTACCACCTTGGCGCCGCGGTCGTGGCCGTCCTGACCCATCTTGGCGATCATGATACGCGGCTGACGGCCCTCTTTCTTGGCGAATTCGGCGCACAGCTCCTTGGCGTGCTCGAACGATTTGTCGTTTTTCACTTCTGACGAATAGACACCTGAAATGGAACGGATAACAGCTTTGTAGCGGCCTACGACGACCTCGCAGGCATCGGAGATTTCGCCCAGCGTGGCACGGACCTTCGCCGCCTCGACGGCCAGCTCGAGCAGGTTGCCCTGCTTGGTCTTCACGCACTCGGTGATGGCCTCCAGCGCCTTCTTCACGGCGGCTTCGTCGCGCGAAGCGCGCAGCTCCTTCAGACGCTTGATCTGGCTCTCGCGCACGGCCGTGTTGTCCACGGCGAGAATGTCGATCGGGGCCTCCTTCTCCAGACGGTACTCGTTCACGCCGATGATCTTCTCGGCGCCCGAGTCGATGCGGGCCTGCTTGCGGGCGGCGGCCTCCTCGATACGCATCTTCGGAATGCCGGTCTCGATGGCCTTGGCCATGCCGCCCAGCTTCTCGATCTCCTGGATGTGCTCCCAGGCCTTGTGCGCGATTTCGTTCGTGAGCGTCTCCACGTAGTAGGAACCTGCCCACGGGTCGATCTCACGGCAGACGTTGGTCTCCTCCTGGATGTAAATCTGCGTGTTGCGGGCGATACGGGCCGAGAAGTCGGTCGGCAGGGCGATCGCCTCGTCCAGCGCGTTGGTGTGCAGCGACTGGGTGTGTCCCAGTGCGGCGCCCATCGCCTCGATGGCCGTGCGGGCCACGTTGTTGAACGGATCCTGCTCGGTAAGCGACCAGCCCGAGGTCTGCGAGTGGGTGCGCAGCGCCAGCGACTTGGGGTTCTTCGGGTCGAACTGCTTGACGATCTTGGCCCAGAGCATACGTGCGGCGCGCATCTTGGCGATCTCCATGAAGTGATTCATGCCGATGGCCCAGAAGAACGACAGACGCGGTGCGAAGGCGTCGATCGACATGCCGGCGTTGATGCCCGCGCGGAGGTACTCCAGACCGTCGGCCAGCGTGTAGGCCAGCTCGATGTCGGCCGTGGCGCCCGCCTCCTGCATGTGGTAACCCGAAATGGAGATCGAGTTGAACTTGGGCATGTTCTTCGAGGTGTACTCGAAGATGTCGGCGATGATGCGCATGGAGAATTCGGGCGGATAAATATAGGTGTTGCGCACCATGAACTCCTTGAGGATGTCGTTCTGGATCGTACCCGAGAGCTGTTCGAGCGAGCAGCCCTGCTCCAGACCCGTCACGATGTAGAAGGCCAGCACGGGCAGCACGGCGCCGTTCATGGTCATCGACACCGACATGCGGTCGAGGGGAATGCCGTTGAAGAGCACCTTCATGTCCTCCACCGAGCAGATCGACACGCCGGCCTTGCCCACGTCGCCCACCACGCGCGGGTGGTCGGCGTCGTAGCCGCGGTGCGTGGCCAGGTCGAAGGCCACCGACAGACCCTTCTGGCCTGCGGCGAGGTTGCGGCGGTAGAATGCGTTGGACTCTTCGGCCGTGGAGAAGCCGGCGTACTGGCGGATGGTCCACGGACGCATCACGTACATCGTCGAGTAGGGACCGCGCAGGAACGGGGCGATGCCCGCCGCGTAGTTCAGGTGCTCCATGCCTTCGAGGTCTTCGGCCGTGTAGGCGCCCTTGACGGGGATGCGCTCGGCCGTGAGCCACGGCTCGACTTCACCGCAGCCTTTCTTGGCGCAGCAGCTCTGCTGCGTGGCGCCTTCGTATTTCAGTTCGGAAAATTTCGCTCTCATGATCAGATTCCCATCTCTTTAAGGTAAAACTTCAGGGTTTCCAGGACGTTCGACTTCACGTTGATGAAGTTCTTGATGCCCTGAGCCTCGAGTTCGGGCGCACAAGCGGGCGCTCCGGCCACGACGAGGATCGCCTTGCCGCCGAGCAGCTCCTTGACCTTCGGTGCGGCCTCGGCGTAGTCGTCGTCCGACGCGCAGACCACGACGATCTCGGCCTTCGATTCGAGTGCGGCCTTCACGCCCTCCTCGATCGACTTGAAGAAGGTGTTGTCCTGTACGCGGATGCCGGCGCAGGCGAAGAAGTTGCACGAGAACTGGGCGCGTGCGCGGGCCATCGCCAGATTGCCGCAGGTGAGCATGAACGCCTTGGGCTGCTTGCCCGAGCGGTCCACGTGCAGGCGCATCTCCTCGAAGGCCATGGCGCCGCGGTAGGGCGAAAGCGTGTTGCCTTCG from Alistipes dispar carries:
- the scpA gene encoding methylmalonyl-CoA mutase; translated protein: MRAKFSELKYEGATQQSCCAKKGCGEVEPWLTAERIPVKGAYTAEDLEGMEHLNYAAGIAPFLRGPYSTMYVMRPWTIRQYAGFSTAEESNAFYRRNLAAGQKGLSVAFDLATHRGYDADHPRVVGDVGKAGVSICSVEDMKVLFNGIPLDRMSVSMTMNGAVLPVLAFYIVTGLEQGCSLEQLSGTIQNDILKEFMVRNTYIYPPEFSMRIIADIFEYTSKNMPKFNSISISGYHMQEAGATADIELAYTLADGLEYLRAGINAGMSIDAFAPRLSFFWAIGMNHFMEIAKMRAARMLWAKIVKQFDPKNPKSLALRTHSQTSGWSLTEQDPFNNVARTAIEAMGAALGHTQSLHTNALDEAIALPTDFSARIARNTQIYIQEETNVCREIDPWAGSYYVETLTNEIAHKAWEHIQEIEKLGGMAKAIETGIPKMRIEEAAARKQARIDSGAEKIIGVNEYRLEKEAPIDILAVDNTAVRESQIKRLKELRASRDEAAVKKALEAITECVKTKQGNLLELAVEAAKVRATLGEISDACEVVVGRYKAVIRSISGVYSSEVKNDKSFEHAKELCAEFAKKEGRQPRIMIAKMGQDGHDRGAKVVATGYADIGFDVDMGPLFQTPEEAAKQAVENDVHVVGVSSLAAGHLTLVPQLIAELKKLGREDIIVIVGGVIPHQDYDELYRDGAAAIFGPGTPIATAAIKILEILMAD